Within the Sarcophilus harrisii chromosome 2, mSarHar1.11, whole genome shotgun sequence genome, the region aaaggcctggagagacttacatgaactgatactaagtgaaatgagcagaagagatcattatacacagcaacaagaagactatatggtgatcaattctgatgaacatggctcttttctacaatgagatgattgaaaccagttccaattgttcagggatgaagagagccatatacatccagagagaggactgtgggaactgattgtggaccacagcatagcattttcactctttctgttgatgtttgcttgcattttgttttctttctcaggtttttattttcttcttgatttttcttgtgcagcaagataactgtgtaaatatgtatacgtatattggatttaacatatattttaacatatttaacatgtgttggactacttgccatctggggaagggtgggaggaaggagggaaaattttggaacagaaagttttgtaagggtcagtgttgaaaaattgcccatgagtatgttttgtaaataaaaagctttaataaaattttaaaaaaaaatcatagaaataataatagcattaaagaaaatgacaacaatgagacaacataataaatttatggaatgcaacaaagtacttaaaagaaaaattaaacttctAAATGGTTACATCAATAAAGTAGAGAATGAACATATCAGTGAATTGGATGTgcaagtaaaaatttaaaaacctataaaaggaaaaaaatttaattactaattaaatattaattagaaattctgaaaattaaaggagaaagcaaaaatggagaaagaaaattatagagcaattcTCTTACTGAATTGAGgccaaaaacaattcaaataaaatattagtaaggagattacagcaatataccACAAAGAACATGCACTATAACCAGATGGGAGTTAAAACAGGAATTagggactggttcaatattaaggaaaccatcagcataattgatcatatcaattataaaacaatgaaaatatctcaacagagacagaaaaagttttgacaaactaaaacactcatttctattaaaaaacactcgAAATCACAGAAATCAGTGaagttttccccaaaatattaaatagtgtctatctaaaaccatcatcagaaagcattatatgtaatggggataagttagaagccttcccaatgagatcagggatgtccattatcaccactattattcaatattatgctAGAAAtagcattaagaaaaaaataaattgaaggaattaaaataatcaacaaggaaacaaaattaccACTCTTTGTAGTTAATATAATAGTgtacttaaagaatcctaaagaatcaactaaaaagctaactgaaacaATTAACTTCAggaaagttgcagaatataacataaacccatataaatcatgaGCAATTCTACATGTTACCAACAAAGACcatcaaaaagagattaaaaagaaaaatttcatttaaaataactgcagacagtATAAAATAAGTGGAAATTTACTTACCaggacaaacccaagaactatatgaacacaattacaaaaccttttttatgcAAATGTAAATCTAAACaattaattgttcatggataggccaagtcaacataacaaaaacaacaattctatctaaattaatttatttgtgcAATACTATGCTAATCAAATTAcccaaaagatattttataaagCCAGaagaaaatcataacaaaattcatctggaaaaataaaagtcaagaatatcaaaggaatcaatgaaagaaaaaaaccatgaagGTAGTTTAACAGTAGCAGATCTCAAAGtctgttataagaaataatcatcaaaacaatctgatactggctaaaaaatagagtggtggatagGTGTAACAAATTACACAGTACTAATACAATACATAATAttaaatgaccatagtaacctgatatttaataaacccaaagatccaagattaggggataagaaatcactatttgacaaaaatttctgggaaaactaggaAGCAGAAAGtaagtatagaccaacatctcacaccatatgccaatataagattaaaaataagtacataatttagacataaagcatgatatcataagtaaattggaagagcatGGAACATTTTACCTATCAAATTTGTGGATAAGGGAAAAAGTTATGATCAAACAATAGAGAATTATAACACATAAAATGGATTATTCTgactacattttaatttaaaagattttgcagaaacaaaaccaatgcagtcaagaataaaaaaaaaaaaaaaaaaaaagcaagaaactgGGGAGAATTTTCACATAAGCATCTCTtacaaagacctcatttctcaaataaaaagagaactgagtcaaactgACAAAACtgtgagtcattccccaattgataaatgatcaaaagatataaataggcagttttcaggagaagaaatcaaagttatttataaacaataaaaaatgttctaaatcaccattgattactccatcattattgattaaaaataaacaattttgaactaCCACATCACatatatcagattggttaatataaTAGACAACTCAAATGACAAGGCAAATGTGGGAGGGAATAGAGAAGAATTGGGACACTAAGGTGGTAATGTGAACTGAagcaaccattctgaagagcaatttggaactatgctcaaccagcataaaactatacatatcttttgatccagcaacagcactactagatctgtatcccaaaaagatttttttaaaaaggaaaagaacctatatgtacaaaaattttagagcagctcttttttgacaaaaaattggaatGACCATCTAtcgagaaatggctgaataagatatggtatgAATATGATGAGATATTACTGTGTTACATAAAAAATGAatagcaggatgctttcagaaaaacctgggaagacttatatgaattggtgcaaagtgaagtaaattgAACCAACAGTACATTAAACATTGTAAAACAATATTGTACTATGACTAATTATGGCTTGTCTTAGCTATGCTAATCAATGCAATTatgcaagacaatttcaaaaaaattatgaacaatgaAAAAGAACTTGTGGagtttgaatataaatcaaagcatacttttattaaactttatttttcttgggttttgtttttgtttgggtcTATGTTTTCTTGCCCAACATTGCTAATTTGTATGACTGCATATGTgcaacttatatcaaattgcttgccttcttaatgagggggcaaaagaaggaaggaaggaaagaaggaaggaaggaaggaagggagggaggggaataaTTTGGAatgccaattttttaaaatgaatgttaaaattttacatgtagtttgaaataaattaaataaaaaaagaactgatggagctgaagattgaaatataattttttcactttatttttcttacttttttacaATATGACCAATATAAAAATATGTCTTACATGAGTTCACATTAGTAATTGCTATCACATATCTTGTGTTCTCACTGGATAAGGGAGAAGAAATTGGGAGAGAGCATTCAGGActcaattttttaattaaatgaatgttaaaataatttttttttcaaaataggatGCTGTGAAAAAGGAATCAtgctggggcaactaggtggggcagtggatagagcaccagccctgaagtcaggaggacctgagttcaaatctggaataTGACATTTATTATGATGCATTTTCAGAATTTACTGTGAtctaaaaaagatgatttttaaaaaatcataataattaaaGCTATTCATCAATGAAAGATCTGCCTCATGAGGTAGTAAGTTCCTTGTCACTTCAAGTATTGAAATGGAGCTCGGAGGACCTGTTTTTCAGAATGTACTAAAGGAGATTTCTGCATTGGTCTCTACTATTGCAAGATACTATAATTCTATAAACTTTGAAACTAGAGTCAACTAGGAGACTCAGTGGACAGAGTGACAggcctggagccagaaagactcatcttcctgagttcaaatctgccctcaaacacttactaactgggtaatccctggcaagtcacttaaccctgttgcctcagttccctatccagaaaaaaaggagctgaagaaagaaatagcaagccactgtaatatttttgccaagaaaacaccacacagagtcatgaaaagtcaaacccaactaaatgactgaacaataaaaagttACCCCTGCTGCCCACTAGTGATATCCTATCTTTATCTTCCAATGCCTCCTAGCCCAAAAGTACCCTCAATCTCCATATTCCTTATTACTGTATCTCCAGGAAACTTGTATCAAAATGAATGGCAGAAGGTCACATAGCTGTCTGCTGCTATTCTAAAGAATTTCCTGGAGGAATCAATTTAGTTTCCCAGAAAATGtttttagtcttattttttttccatgactGTAATTTATTACAATTGATGTGCTGCAATTACCTTAATTGCAGTCACCATGCATCTGTAGTTGACATTTGAAATGTTTCCACTAGGAAAAAGCCCATCCAATCTGCTCAGTGCTTTGGACATGGGAAAGCCCTTCAACTAGGTCACAAATGGCTTTTTGAAGTGCCTTTGAGCTGGTGAGAAGCTGTTCCTTATTTTCAAAGAAGTGAAAGAGCAATGTTCTCAGAGTCTTTGGACTCAATCTTAGCTCTATCACTAGATCCTTAGGCAAATCTTTGGATCTCTCTGGGTTTCTGTTTACCACTTTGTAGAATAAAAAGATTAGATTTCAAAGTTGCTTCCACATTTAACATTATATAATTCTAGTAggatgtaagttctttgaagtcaAGGACTggttcatttttggttttgtatccatGACACTAAGCATGtgtggtatatagtaagtgcttaataaatgtttcccaTATTGTGATGTTTTATAGAAAATCCTACATAGAATCTTCTTTTTTGagaataattatttctttcatattcatAAACAATTAATATGAGGGGGGATCcagttattttttccctttctatcagAGTCAGAGAATGATAGAGCTAATTGATCTAATTGAtagggaaacagaaaagaaagcatCCTCAAATGTACACATTGTTCCTGTGTAATAGTAAAGGTGGCCCATCTCATTCTTGCTATCAAATGGCTAAAAGATATATATGGTGAGTTATGTATATGATGACATCATCAAAGATCTCTTTTGGTGAGGGATATAAAGGATGATTTATGAACAAAGATCTCACCAACACAACCATTATGTTCAAAGAGCTCTTCAGAGGACAAAGGCACAATTTGGGTTTATGAGAATATTGGTTTCTATCTCTCTTCACTAAActcatgtttattttaaatagtatttttttgtttcataaactGCATTACAAATGGTTTAGGGATCAATCAGTGTATGGAAGCTATCAACTGAATTGTAAAAGTTTTAGGATCAAGTAAATCTGAAAATagcctgattttctttttttttcataattataactttttattgacagaacccatgtctgggtaattttttacaacattatcccttgtactcacttttgctccgacttttcccctccctccctccatcccttcccccagatggcaagcagtcctatacatgttaaatatgtcacagtatatcctagatacaatatatgtgtacagaaccgaacaggTCTCtagttgcacaggaagaattggattcagaaggtaaaaatagtctgggaagaaaaacaaaaatgcaagcagtttacattcatttcccagtgctcaTTCTTTGGATATAGCTGcttcactgatcaattgaaactgagttagatctctttgccgaagaaatccacttccatcagattacatcttcatacagtatcgttgttgaagtgtataatgatctcctggttctgctcatttcacttagcatcagttcatgtaattctctccaagcctctctgtattcatcctgctggtcatttcttacagaacaataatattccataacattcacataccacaatttacccaaccattctccaattgatggacatccattcagtttccagtttctagccactacaaacagggctgccacaaacattttggcacatacaggtccctttcccttctttagtatcctTTTGGGgtttaagcccagtagtagcactgctgaatcaaagggtatgcacagtttgataactttttgagcatagttccaaattgctctccagaatggctggatgtgttcacagttccaccaacagtgtattagtgtccttgttttcccacatcccctccaacattccacattatctttccctgtcattctagccaatctgacaggtgtgtagtggtatctcagaattgtcttaatttgcatttctctgattaataatgatttggagcatcttttcatataaaataGCCTGATTTTCTAGATATACAAGAAGCAACAAatatatatgagcaaaactattccccaaaagataaatggtcaaagaatatgatcaAAGAGTTCTCAAGGGATATGAAAcattgttccaaatcactattaagaAAAACACAcattttctgtaaaaaatgaagttttagtttactcagaaaattaaaaaagatgacaaaaaatttaAGTAGTAAATGTTTCAGGGTGTATGAGAAGATAGAATCACTAATATGCTACTGTGATGCAATAAAGCAATCTGACaattctgggaaataatttttaattgcacAAGAAAactaaattgttcatatcttttgatccagagATAACACTGAAGGATATATACAAAAGGATACCATATATTAAAAGAAAGCCTTgctatattccaaaatattcatagcagctttcatgttagcaaagaaccaagaaaaaaataaatggatattaaaatgactaatataatgGAACaaggaataataaatagaatgaattcagagaaacataggaagactCTCATGACCTGAAACATAATGAAATAAGtgaaaccagaaaaacaatatgcacaagtctcaaataatataaagaaaaagaaaaatgagaacaaatacTATTAAAGTAGTTAGGTGATGCTAGTCTtgagcctggagccaggaagactcaccttcatgAGTACAAATTGAGCCTCAGGCAGTAAGTGCCtgagtcacttaacactgtttgcctctgtttcctcatctagaaaatgatctggagaagatgacaagtcattccagtatctttcccaagaaaatcctaaatgagatcatgaagaatcaaatacaattgaaaataattgaaaaacttTAATTGTAATGACTTGTCTTGACCTccaagaaaagatgagaaaatctaCCTCTTCCCTTTTGTTAGACAGAGAGGGAACTATGATTTGCTAACACtgtcatattttttatttgtattcactGTCATTAGCTTTATGGGCTGGCTTTGCCCATTGGGCTTTTTATAAAATCCGAACAGATCATTATAGAACAAAATGAATCAATGTTAGTAAAGAGCAAAAAAAGAGTCAGATCTATCCAAATTAATAGTCTTTTCCTCATACAACAACCTAAGAGGTCCTTATTCTACTGAGATAAAAATAACACTTTTATGatgataaattattatttatattatctgatatatatgttatattgtattattaactataatattatattatactatattatctGAAAATCCCTTCAGAGGATGAGCATGTTAATAGTAATTAGCTATAGTTTACCTAGTAAGATCTgagttaaagaaataatgaaaaagaagacctgagttaaagaaacaatgaaaaagtaAACTATTGGAAGAAAGGTGATTAAATGCATATGGATATTGTCACTTAAGACAAATTCTGACAAAGATAGTAGCAGtagaggaggtggagggtggggaATTGGGAAAGGAGCACCAAACCAAAATGTTCCTCTTTTCTAACTTTGTCTGAGGCCCTCCCTACTTCAGACTACTACAGCTCCATGGACAAGCCTGGGTTTTCTGGAGGGCTTAATTGCCTTGTCCACTTGGCTAAAGCCCAGCCTAAAGCCATCACCTTTTATGACATCAGTGTGATGTTGTGAATCTACTGAATGAAGGGAAGTTTCAGGTAGGTAATCCTGAGAGGGAACCCAGTCAATGAGATGGAGTTGGCAAGGAGTCTAATTGAAATGATTTGACTTATCAGTGTCTTTACCTAGACTATGCAGGTTGGACATGTGGGCATTGTCtggaaaagaaaagcagattcATCTAGAAGAATTGTCAGTACTTCTATAGACAAAAAACAGGTGAGATTAACCCATATCTATTACTCATATCAGTGACATGTATTTTGGTACagatatatttattctatttaagctttttattattTACTGCATTTTATTGGTCTCTAAGACAGCTAGataatgcaatggatagaatgtcaggcctagagtaaggaagactcatcttctgaactcaaatatggcttcagtcccttcctggctgtgtgcaagtcacttaaccccatttgtttcagttttcttgcctggaaaatgaactggagaaagaaatggcaaactagtctagcatctttcccaagaaaaccccaaatgggatcacaaagagttggatacactGAACATCaacaatatagcattttaaggcttgccaagtgctttacatatattatctcatctgatagAACAATCCTATAAAGAAGATATTGATAGTTCCATGTTAAAGGTGAGGAAAATTAAGACTGAGTGAGCCATATAGCTGGCAAAAATGtatgagtcagaatttgaattcagaccttcctaACTCTAGGTTCAGTATTTTACCCACTCTGTCCTAGCTGCCTTTAAGCCAGCATCCTATTGAAGTCATCAGAGCTAAATATTCCATACTCTGACATGGGCTTCATCCTTCTGACTTGAATTCTAAATAATTAAGCATTTGGTTGCAGATTGTTGTTTGATATCTATGAGTGAAatgatatattatatcatatatatcattgttaaattataataataattttcctttgtATAGCACTTAGCAACACATTTCCATGTTATCTTATCTCTGAAATTGGTAGGGCTAGGTGTTATCTTTGTCACTCTAGAGCTGAGGAAATGATGCTTAGAAAGATGAAGCAACTTGCCCActgttagtcaataaacattaagtgcctactatatgcaagatGGAGGCAACTAGATGACTCctagagtattgggcctggagtaGACCTGgcttcagatctggcctcagactcgaACTAGCTGTTTGGCCTTGAACAGTGAGTCACTTAACACctctattggagaaggaaatggcaaaccactccagcatctttgctaagaaaactccattgACAGTATGGTCCCCACGATGGagtacaaagagtcagatatgactgaataacatcATCTATCATAGACCTAGATTTATTTGCCTATGGAAGAGGACtcagaatcaaacatgactgaacaacatcatCTGTCCATATAGGTCAAGATTTATCTGTCTGTGATCCGGGGCGGGGAGAGAGGggcacaaaaagtcagatatgactgaagcaCTGAACAAGAAATGTCAGGCCCTGCAAGGAGCTTACCATAGAATGGGGGAAGGCAATACATAAGAGGAGGTTATtaaagggggggaaggagagggaagtcACTAGGGAAGGGAGGCACAATAATAAAATCAGTTAGCTGAATTCTGAGCTCTCTATAAAGTGAACCTTTCACAGGAATTTACTGCTCTGCCCTCCAGCTATCCAATCCAAGGGATGAGACAACTGAGAAGACATTGAGTATCAAAGCTAATCAGTCTCCATGATAATGAAATTACAGGTGATGAATTTTACTGGGAGGTAATTGATGTTGGAAAGAGTTGGAACCAAAAAGAGTAGTTGATGACAATTATTATCCAGGTCATAAGTGGCAGAACCAGGACTAGAACTGTGGGCATAGGGCACAATAGGAGTTAGAATTGGGCTggtcaaatcttttcattttacagatgaaattgaggcacagaaaatGGGGAGCAACTAACCCAAGGTTACACAAATATAATGACAGGATCTAAAGCTAATAAGAAACATGTGGTCAGAAGTCTAAACTTGGTCCTCTAACTCTGccttcagcattttaaaaaataaatcattattaatgtctttttataTCACAATCATATTCTGTTCTTTTCCCCAACCCCAATCCTTCAGGAATTGAACCCtcttttataaggaaaaataattaagtaaaaattaTGTCAATCCAGAGGCCACATAATCAGTCTGCCATTTTTTATCCTTTCGGATGATATAGTTTTCTTATGGAACATATAGTGGTATGTGGTATAAAATGATTGTCTAaccctaatttctgccaaactgattTAAAGTTTCCCAGAAGTGCTTGTCAAATATAAAGAGTATGCTTCACTGTTCTATGTTCTTTAGTTTATCAAATTTTGgacttctattttttaatgcctctttttttgtgtattccactgatgaacatttttgttttaaaatctatgcttaaaaggctttaaaatattatttctgtatAATATACTTTGAAGTATTGTAATGTCATGCTACCttcattattactttttaaaaaatcatttcccttgaaattttaaatctttttcacattgaaatgaattttgttatgaaaTTGTCTAGTCTCTGCATATGATtttttgattagtatagcaccaAATCTACTTAAATAGAACCATTTTAAGTAGAAGCATAATTTTTATACATGATCTAACACTTAGCTCCAATATTTTTTCTAGTATATAATACTGATGCCTCGTATACTACTCATTCCATTATGGCTTCATCACTCAACtaaaactactctctccaaaattaccaatagCCTCTTAATTGATTAACTTGatgttcttttcatattcttatcCTTCTCAAACTATCTGCTTCATTTGACTATTTTGACTATCCTTTCCTCCATAGATAAGCATTCCTCTCTGGGATTTGTGATACTGCTCTCTTTTATATTACCTCCTCTGTGTAAGTCACTTCTTTGTTGGATCACCTTCCATGTCATGCCCCCTAATTGTCAGTGTTGCCCATAGCATCAtcctggaccctcttctcttcctatACAGTCTGTGAATTTATCATCTCCCATGGATTTcattatctctatgcagatggcTCATAAGTCTATGTACCCAgtcctattttctctcctaatttCAGGTTTATATCAACTATTGATATAACTACTATATATCAGACATATTTCAAATCCTAGTCATCTCAAACTtatcatgtccaaaactgaattttatcttttctctcaaatCCTCTCTTCCCAAACTTCACTATATTCAAAATAACCTTCCAGTCTTTGAAGTTCCTAAGCTGTAACAGTAATCTTGATTTCACATTTTCCctcatcccacatatccaattagttgcccaatcttgtcatttctaccttcttaTCTTTTGTATTCAATCCCTATTCTCCACTCACACAGCTTTTACACTTATTTCAGGTCCTCATAATCTCACGTCTCAATTATTGCATCTTTATAATTGGCCTATGTATCTCAAATCTGTCACCACCCCAATCCAACCTGCACACTGCTGCCAAAGATAACTTTTCTTAAGTGGAAATTTGACCAAATGATTCTTCTTTTCAGTCAACTCTAGTGACTGCCTATtgcttccaggataaaatataagctcctctgtttaatttttaaagccttATACAACCTGATTGCAACCAGCATCTTTGGACATTACTACCCCTCCTACACTCTGTGATCTAGACAAATTGACAAAATAGTCTCTCTCTTCTTGATACTTTCAACTTTATCTCCTCTCTCTCCATGTTTTTGCATTGACCATCCCACATGTCTAGAATTCACTTCTTTCTTGCATCAACCTGATAAGATATCATTTCTACATGAAACTTTTCGAAATTTTCCCAAACTCTAATGGTGTCTCTGCAAAACTGTATTTAACTACTCTGTAAATATAGGTGGTTCAGGGAATAGAGCACTGgggttagaatcaggaagactcatttcatgtgttcaaatctgtcctcagacacttactagctgtgtgaacaaaggcaagtcatttaatcctgattccctcagtttcctcatttggaaaataaactggagatggaaatggcaaacgattctagaatctttgccaagatcACAGATCACATGActgaaatactataaaatatttggttttattcactttatatttatgctctGTGTTTATGAGTGTCTCTGtgtatatacaaattatatatgcacattatgtatgtatatattcatagaGATATTATATCTTGTATCTCTCACATTAGAATAATTTCCTTGTAAATCCTTGtaaatagggattgtttcattctttatacttgcACCCCAtggtctagcacagtgcctaacaatagcaaacatttaataaaatatatgttgattaATTGACTGTGGTTGGTTTAAATCTcttcagagaaggaagagggcATTATAAGCCAATTCTTGATTTTTAGCTTTTGCCAATTTCCAAAGCATAAatttcatactgaaaatttaacaatgtgATCTTTGTGAGACTttcaagctggctccagcacaacCTGGAAATCTCAGATTATTTAAGCATAAATGTATTTTTCACCATTTCACCATTTCATGTGTTCAtcttatgtttaaaatgattacaaattccttgaaggcaggaactatgtCTAAACTTCTTTACATCCCTATAGTACTTAGCACattgtatatttaatatagtaaatgctcatcaaatatttattgattttaactAATTagtttttaaactcatttttattttatttcaatttcaaattctctccctcttttctctccctcactgagaagtcaagaaaaacaaaactaattacaaatatataaaaacatgcaaagcaaatttctatattagtcatgttaatCCAAAACTaatattaaggaaagaaaaaataataaggggacaaaaacaaaaagaaaaaaatagatgcttCAATTTATACTGAGTCCATCAGTCCTCTCTCTAGAGATAGAAAGCAGATTTCATTTGAGCTCTGTGGTGGGTCATTTTGTTGATCAGActttctaagtctttcaaaattattgctgttattgtatcaTTTTGAACTAATTAATTTGGTGCTCACTAAATTCTCACAAGAAAGGAGCATGCTTAACTATGTGTTATAAGCAATACAACACAGATGTTCTCAGGAAACTCTAATATCTTTTCTTGTCTCTCATCCCATTCTCCATTTCTCCATCTTGATCTGCAGAGCATCCTGATATTGCTGATTTTATTCCTGTACTTGACCATGTGGTTATCAGGTAAGATAGCTTGAGCTCCCTGGATGTTCCTGTAAAAAAGTCAAGAGAGTGAGTGAATGAAGGTGTATTTGTGGAAGAAATCTGGCTTAAGCAATAGTCACTATGTCCTTTCTATCTCCTCTCCATCTTTTAGAGTTGGGGCTAGAATTAGGGAGGACCTTAGGCAGGAATATGAATTATATGTATAACATTTATTGCATCCCTCTTGTAAAACTGAATTGCAATGTTTGTGTCTTAGCTTCAGGAAAAAGCTGGGAGACCTCAGAAGGAATCCAAGAATGTAATTTCTACCAGAATCATGGAACTTCTAAGGTACAGAATCAgacactagatttggagttaacCATTCACACAGATCTCCTCTAGACTTGCAATTCTACCTTTAATGACCCACACACAGGGCATATTTGTTCCCATTGTTTCCACTGGCCTACCCTCTCCCTTTGTCATTATCCTAATCCTACTGGTCCAGTTCAGAAATGACCTCCTTCATAAACCCTTTCCTAATAACT harbors:
- the SMIM23 gene encoding small integral membrane protein 23 isoform X1; this translates as MQVGHVGIVWKRKADSSRRIVSTSIDKKQSILILLILFLYLTMWLSASGKSWETSEGIQECNFYQNHGTSKNLENQLKDQPKEPTKAMGKWLRESLDILQERLERELRVLEQQVKDLEEWLDYHLKDLGSEEKCGTITSHF